A portion of the Colius striatus isolate bColStr4 chromosome 1, bColStr4.1.hap1, whole genome shotgun sequence genome contains these proteins:
- the APOO gene encoding MICOS complex subunit MIC26 isoform X1 gives MLLLVIRLGATPVSLGLLSIQVYASSSEKETSKKELLKIEELSLYSSPARETKYVENPQTQLEEGVSRLRHVMEPYTAWCQELYDKAMPKLEKAAEHGREGFEFLQNPPAGFYPRLGVIGFAGIVGLFLARGSKIKKIVYPVGLMGIGASMYYPQQAVAIAKVAGSQLYDWSLQGYITVESLWKENPKKKKSGEKSDKGDADGGKALEIHAASNEERARK, from the exons ATGTTGCTTTTG GTAATTCGGCTAGGGGCCACCCCTGTTAGCCTGGGCTTGCTCTCCATCCAGGTTTATGCTTcctcttcagagaaggagacttccaAAAAGGAGTTGTTGAAAATTGAGGAG CTGTCACTCTACTCCTCTCCAGCTCGTGAGACTAAATATGTGGAGAATCCACAAACCCAACTGGAAGAAGGGGTTTCGCGTTTACGACACGTTATGGAGCCATATACAGCCTGGTGTCAG gaactTTATGACAAAGCTATGCCCAAATTAGAAAAAGCTGCTGAGCATGGTAGAG AGGGCTTTGAATTTCTCCAAAACCCCCCTGCTGGGTTTTATCCAAGGCTTGGTGTGATAGGTTTTGCTGGAattgttggtttgtttcttgCTAGAG GATCAAAGATAAAGAAGATAGTGTATCCTGTAGGTCTCATGGGTATTGGTGCCTCCATGTATTACCCTCAGCAAGCGGTTGCTATTGCAAAG GTTGCTGGTTCGCAGCTGTATGACTGGAGTCTTCAAGGATATATTACTGTAGAATCTCTTTGGAAGGAGAATCCTAAGAAGAAGaaatctggggaaaaaagtgatAAG GGTGATGCAGATGGTGGCAAGGCCCTGGAAATCCATGCTGCTTCAAATGAAGAGCGAGCCCGGAAGTAG
- the APOO gene encoding MICOS complex subunit MIC26 isoform X2, producing the protein MFKVIRLGATPVSLGLLSIQVYASSSEKETSKKELLKIEELSLYSSPARETKYVENPQTQLEEGVSRLRHVMEPYTAWCQELYDKAMPKLEKAAEHGREGFEFLQNPPAGFYPRLGVIGFAGIVGLFLARGSKIKKIVYPVGLMGIGASMYYPQQAVAIAKVAGSQLYDWSLQGYITVESLWKENPKKKKSGEKSDKGDADGGKALEIHAASNEERARK; encoded by the exons GTAATTCGGCTAGGGGCCACCCCTGTTAGCCTGGGCTTGCTCTCCATCCAGGTTTATGCTTcctcttcagagaaggagacttccaAAAAGGAGTTGTTGAAAATTGAGGAG CTGTCACTCTACTCCTCTCCAGCTCGTGAGACTAAATATGTGGAGAATCCACAAACCCAACTGGAAGAAGGGGTTTCGCGTTTACGACACGTTATGGAGCCATATACAGCCTGGTGTCAG gaactTTATGACAAAGCTATGCCCAAATTAGAAAAAGCTGCTGAGCATGGTAGAG AGGGCTTTGAATTTCTCCAAAACCCCCCTGCTGGGTTTTATCCAAGGCTTGGTGTGATAGGTTTTGCTGGAattgttggtttgtttcttgCTAGAG GATCAAAGATAAAGAAGATAGTGTATCCTGTAGGTCTCATGGGTATTGGTGCCTCCATGTATTACCCTCAGCAAGCGGTTGCTATTGCAAAG GTTGCTGGTTCGCAGCTGTATGACTGGAGTCTTCAAGGATATATTACTGTAGAATCTCTTTGGAAGGAGAATCCTAAGAAGAAGaaatctggggaaaaaagtgatAAG GGTGATGCAGATGGTGGCAAGGCCCTGGAAATCCATGCTGCTTCAAATGAAGAGCGAGCCCGGAAGTAG
- the APOO gene encoding MICOS complex subunit MIC26 isoform X3, which produces MVIRLGATPVSLGLLSIQVYASSSEKETSKKELLKIEELSLYSSPARETKYVENPQTQLEEGVSRLRHVMEPYTAWCQELYDKAMPKLEKAAEHGREGFEFLQNPPAGFYPRLGVIGFAGIVGLFLARGSKIKKIVYPVGLMGIGASMYYPQQAVAIAKVAGSQLYDWSLQGYITVESLWKENPKKKKSGEKSDKGDADGGKALEIHAASNEERARK; this is translated from the exons GTAATTCGGCTAGGGGCCACCCCTGTTAGCCTGGGCTTGCTCTCCATCCAGGTTTATGCTTcctcttcagagaaggagacttccaAAAAGGAGTTGTTGAAAATTGAGGAG CTGTCACTCTACTCCTCTCCAGCTCGTGAGACTAAATATGTGGAGAATCCACAAACCCAACTGGAAGAAGGGGTTTCGCGTTTACGACACGTTATGGAGCCATATACAGCCTGGTGTCAG gaactTTATGACAAAGCTATGCCCAAATTAGAAAAAGCTGCTGAGCATGGTAGAG AGGGCTTTGAATTTCTCCAAAACCCCCCTGCTGGGTTTTATCCAAGGCTTGGTGTGATAGGTTTTGCTGGAattgttggtttgtttcttgCTAGAG GATCAAAGATAAAGAAGATAGTGTATCCTGTAGGTCTCATGGGTATTGGTGCCTCCATGTATTACCCTCAGCAAGCGGTTGCTATTGCAAAG GTTGCTGGTTCGCAGCTGTATGACTGGAGTCTTCAAGGATATATTACTGTAGAATCTCTTTGGAAGGAGAATCCTAAGAAGAAGaaatctggggaaaaaagtgatAAG GGTGATGCAGATGGTGGCAAGGCCCTGGAAATCCATGCTGCTTCAAATGAAGAGCGAGCCCGGAAGTAG
- the APOO gene encoding MICOS complex subunit MIC26 isoform X4: MLLLVIRLGATPVSLGLLSIQVYASSSEKETSKKELLKIEELSLYSSPARETKYVENPQTQLEEGVSRLRHVMEPYTAWCQELYDKAMPKLEKAAEHGREGFEFLQNPPAGFYPRLGVIGFAGIVGLFLARGSKIKKIVYPVGLMGIGASMYYPQQAVAIAKVAGSQLYDWSLQGYITVESLWKENPKKKKSGEKSDKVL, translated from the exons ATGTTGCTTTTG GTAATTCGGCTAGGGGCCACCCCTGTTAGCCTGGGCTTGCTCTCCATCCAGGTTTATGCTTcctcttcagagaaggagacttccaAAAAGGAGTTGTTGAAAATTGAGGAG CTGTCACTCTACTCCTCTCCAGCTCGTGAGACTAAATATGTGGAGAATCCACAAACCCAACTGGAAGAAGGGGTTTCGCGTTTACGACACGTTATGGAGCCATATACAGCCTGGTGTCAG gaactTTATGACAAAGCTATGCCCAAATTAGAAAAAGCTGCTGAGCATGGTAGAG AGGGCTTTGAATTTCTCCAAAACCCCCCTGCTGGGTTTTATCCAAGGCTTGGTGTGATAGGTTTTGCTGGAattgttggtttgtttcttgCTAGAG GATCAAAGATAAAGAAGATAGTGTATCCTGTAGGTCTCATGGGTATTGGTGCCTCCATGTATTACCCTCAGCAAGCGGTTGCTATTGCAAAG GTTGCTGGTTCGCAGCTGTATGACTGGAGTCTTCAAGGATATATTACTGTAGAATCTCTTTGGAAGGAGAATCCTAAGAAGAAGaaatctggggaaaaaagtgatAAG GTTTTATGA